One stretch of Leptospira mtsangambouensis DNA includes these proteins:
- a CDS encoding VOC family protein, translating into MIIVEGIGHVSIPVSQLDTSIDFYRDIFDFEVETKKATEAILSLDSFRIRLVKAEVSDRSLPLLSFVMDVDDFTEAISELEEKNVKIIKGPEGTDSGESLTFADPSQNLIEIFYSN; encoded by the coding sequence ATGATCATTGTAGAAGGCATTGGCCACGTCAGTATCCCCGTCTCCCAGCTCGACACCTCTATCGATTTTTACAGGGACATTTTTGACTTCGAAGTGGAGACAAAGAAGGCTACTGAGGCAATTCTTTCTCTGGATTCCTTTCGCATCCGATTGGTGAAGGCCGAAGTTTCTGACAGGTCTCTTCCTCTCTTAAGTTTTGTGATGGATGTGGATGATTTCACAGAAGCCATCAGCGAACTCGAGGAAAAGAATGTTAAGATCATCAAAGGACCGGAAGGTACGGACTCTGGAGAGAGCCTAACCTTTGCAGATCCAAGCCAAAACTTAATCGAAATCTTTTACTCCAACTAA
- a CDS encoding DUF3347 domain-containing protein, with translation MNFNSNLGKKNQNMNVFRISIIVLAIFALSCKEEVVPFETAHQNLAAKLLAENQILLEEYLKDNPKPNWKIFSEALDAMVASGHPKLKSWGENLRPHLPAAGADLDSSYEKISKIQEILIQIKTEVPNQSQYNRFYCPMVDKSWLMTGREVKNPYAPEMRDCGELLQ, from the coding sequence TTGAATTTCAATTCCAACTTAGGAAAAAAGAATCAAAATATGAATGTATTTCGGATTTCAATCATCGTTTTAGCCATTTTTGCCCTTTCTTGCAAGGAAGAGGTCGTTCCTTTTGAAACCGCCCACCAAAACCTAGCGGCAAAACTCCTCGCTGAGAACCAAATCCTTCTCGAAGAGTATCTAAAAGACAATCCTAAGCCAAATTGGAAAATATTTTCAGAAGCCCTGGATGCGATGGTTGCCAGTGGACATCCAAAATTAAAGTCTTGGGGAGAAAATCTACGCCCACACCTACCAGCAGCAGGTGCCGATTTAGATTCTAGTTATGAAAAAATTTCTAAAATTCAGGAAATATTGATCCAAATAAAAACGGAAGTTCCAAACCAATCTCAGTACAATCGTTTTTACTGTCCTATGGTAGATAAATCTTGGTTAATGACGGGAAGAGAAGTTAAAAATCCCTATGCTCCCGAAATGAGAGACTGCGGAGAATTATTACAATAG
- a CDS encoding MFS transporter, protein MSQPLTHPLHTIQKERAIIFILAALQFLHILDFVIMMPLGPVFMESFKINSAAFGLLVSSYSISAGVFGLIGALFLDSYDRKMSLLVLFFGFSFGTLLCAFAPNYGFLLFARVVAGGFGGMIGATVLSIIGDIIPVFRRGTATGVVMSSFSVASVIGIPIGLSLANKFGWHFPFLSLAIAGFLILPIGYKVLPSIRYHLDSDVHPKQSQLKSLKQVIVKKDHLAPFIFMVFLMFGGFTVIPFLSPFLVSNVGLAVSELPYIYFFGGLFTFFTSRFIGKLSDRYGKLKIYQIISIIAVIPIVIVVTLTKTSLPVVLTVTTLFMILVSGRMVPAFAMITSAVEPRIRGSFMSVNSAIQQISSGAASYIAGLILVQSADNQLVNYELVGMISVFSLLFSVYLAKKIKIAG, encoded by the coding sequence ATGAGCCAACCTCTTACCCATCCGCTTCATACCATCCAAAAAGAAAGAGCCATCATCTTTATCTTAGCTGCCCTCCAATTTTTACACATCTTGGATTTTGTCATCATGATGCCACTTGGGCCAGTTTTTATGGAGAGTTTCAAAATTAATTCAGCAGCCTTTGGTTTACTAGTTTCTTCTTATTCTATCAGTGCTGGAGTGTTCGGACTCATCGGTGCTTTATTTTTAGATTCCTATGATCGCAAAATGAGCCTTCTTGTTTTGTTCTTTGGTTTTTCTTTTGGGACATTACTTTGTGCGTTTGCTCCTAATTATGGATTTTTACTTTTTGCAAGAGTCGTGGCCGGCGGATTTGGGGGAATGATTGGTGCCACTGTTCTTTCCATCATTGGAGATATCATTCCTGTATTCAGAAGAGGAACTGCCACAGGTGTTGTGATGAGTTCTTTTTCTGTCGCTTCTGTGATTGGAATTCCGATTGGTTTATCTTTGGCAAATAAGTTTGGATGGCATTTTCCTTTCCTCTCTTTGGCGATAGCTGGATTTTTAATTTTGCCTATCGGTTATAAAGTACTACCATCCATTCGTTATCATTTGGATTCTGATGTTCACCCAAAACAATCGCAGTTAAAATCTTTAAAACAAGTAATTGTGAAAAAAGACCATTTGGCCCCATTCATTTTTATGGTGTTTTTGATGTTTGGTGGATTTACGGTTATCCCTTTCCTCAGCCCATTTTTAGTTTCTAACGTTGGTTTGGCGGTAAGTGAGCTTCCTTATATTTATTTTTTTGGAGGACTTTTTACTTTTTTTACAAGCCGATTTATAGGAAAACTCTCAGACAGATACGGAAAACTAAAAATTTACCAAATCATTTCCATCATTGCCGTTATACCTATTGTGATTGTTGTGACTCTAACAAAAACTTCATTGCCAGTAGTGCTCACGGTCACAACTTTATTTATGATTTTGGTTTCGGGAAGGATGGTTCCTGCATTTGCTATGATTACTTCTGCAGTTGAACCGAGGATTCGCGGAAGTTTTATGTCTGTGAATTCTGCCATCCAACAAATTTCATCAGGTGCTGCTTCGTACATTGCGGGACTTATTTTGGTGCAGTCAGCTGACAACCAACTTGTGAATTATGAACTGGTGGGAATGATTTCTGTATTTAGTTTGTTGTTTAGCGTTTATTTAGCGAAAAAAATAAAAATTGCAGGTTAA
- a CDS encoding SDR family NAD(P)-dependent oxidoreductase, whose product MKYALITGASTGLGKDFALALAEKGYTPVLVARSADRLKALAAEIKSKFGLQSVVIAQDLAKPKSAEILYKAVKKLKLSIHCLVNNAGFGLNGEFHKNSFESESQLIQLNVTTLAELCHLFLQDMVAAKDGYILNVASTAAYQPGPLMSNYYASKAYVLSLSEGLAEEVKDYGVTVTCFCPGPTQTEFFERANMTKINLVKSSFLIMKSREVVDIGLNALFSKKVIKIPGFANFLVAQSVRFSPRFLVRKIAKYLHQAG is encoded by the coding sequence ATGAAATACGCGTTAATTACAGGTGCTTCCACTGGACTGGGAAAGGATTTTGCTTTGGCTTTAGCGGAAAAGGGTTACACCCCCGTTTTAGTTGCAAGGAGTGCTGATCGATTGAAAGCATTGGCTGCAGAAATCAAAAGCAAATTTGGCTTACAAAGTGTCGTCATAGCCCAAGATTTGGCCAAACCCAAATCGGCAGAGATTCTATACAAAGCGGTTAAAAAACTAAAATTGTCGATTCATTGTTTGGTGAACAATGCCGGTTTTGGTCTGAACGGAGAATTCCATAAAAATTCTTTTGAAAGTGAATCCCAACTAATCCAATTGAATGTCACAACACTCGCAGAACTTTGCCATTTGTTTTTGCAAGATATGGTAGCAGCAAAAGATGGATACATTCTGAATGTTGCCTCCACTGCAGCTTACCAACCGGGTCCACTGATGTCGAATTACTATGCATCAAAAGCTTATGTTCTTTCACTTAGTGAAGGACTTGCTGAAGAAGTAAAGGATTATGGTGTTACAGTTACTTGTTTTTGCCCAGGACCAACTCAGACTGAATTTTTTGAAAGAGCAAATATGACCAAAATCAATTTAGTAAAATCATCCTTTCTCATTATGAAATCTAGAGAAGTAGTTGATATTGGACTCAATGCTTTATTCAGTAAAAAAGTGATCAAAATTCCTGGTTTCGCTAATTTTCTAGTGGCACAGTCGGTTCGATTCTCACCAAGATTTCTCGTTCGTAAAATTGCAAAATATTTGCACCAAGCAGGGTAA
- a CDS encoding pyridoxal phosphate-dependent aminotransferase, producing the protein MAEFSFSNRFHLLGDLDTENQIHKTKQILENSGNEILDLTNSNPTKLGLEFPPSALSHIFSNLDSSLYEPIAEGLESTRQSIVSEYEKHGIPIQTSDLILTASTSEAYSYCFKLFTNPGDEILTPNPGYPLFSFLIGLENLKEVHYPLKEEKETGTWTYSAEAIANCISTKTKLIVLVSPANPTGSRTTAKFWKEWEELGIQIPVLVDEVFVGYEFSGEPHQIPLTPKFPLLVCNGLSKMLALPGLKLGWILIKSPEPLRSQIYKNLGFIADTYLSVNAPVQLATPELIPWKTMVQNRIRTRVMRNLNKCISFAEECPKILNTPGFEAGWYFLFEFDLEKKDEDFVLEILSQTKVFFHPGSWYGLSHNRCFLIVSLISDEETLQRGLENLQVYLK; encoded by the coding sequence TTGGCAGAATTTTCATTTTCAAACAGATTCCATTTGTTAGGTGATTTGGATACTGAAAACCAAATCCACAAAACAAAACAAATTCTCGAAAACTCTGGAAATGAAATCTTAGATCTCACCAATTCCAATCCTACCAAGTTAGGGTTGGAATTTCCTCCTTCTGCTTTATCTCATATATTCTCTAATTTGGATAGCAGTCTATATGAACCCATTGCGGAAGGATTGGAATCAACAAGACAATCCATTGTTTCCGAATATGAAAAACATGGGATTCCGATCCAAACATCGGATCTGATTCTGACAGCTAGCACTTCAGAGGCATATTCGTATTGTTTCAAACTTTTCACAAATCCAGGGGATGAAATCCTCACACCAAACCCTGGTTATCCTCTATTTAGTTTTTTAATTGGCCTTGAAAATCTAAAGGAAGTACACTACCCCCTCAAAGAAGAAAAGGAAACAGGAACCTGGACTTATTCTGCTGAAGCTATTGCCAACTGTATTAGTACAAAAACAAAACTCATTGTCCTTGTGAGTCCAGCAAACCCCACCGGATCTCGAACGACTGCAAAGTTCTGGAAAGAATGGGAGGAATTAGGAATTCAAATTCCAGTTTTAGTGGATGAGGTTTTTGTGGGTTATGAATTTTCCGGGGAACCGCACCAAATTCCCTTAACACCAAAATTTCCACTTTTGGTATGCAATGGTTTATCCAAAATGTTAGCTCTGCCAGGACTCAAACTTGGTTGGATCCTGATCAAAAGTCCAGAACCTCTTCGATCTCAAATTTATAAAAATTTAGGTTTTATCGCTGATACTTATCTTTCAGTCAATGCCCCAGTCCAACTCGCCACACCAGAACTCATACCTTGGAAAACAATGGTGCAAAATCGTATTCGAACAAGAGTTATGCGAAACTTGAACAAATGTATTTCTTTTGCAGAAGAATGTCCCAAAATTCTAAATACACCAGGTTTTGAAGCCGGTTGGTATTTTTTATTTGAATTTGATTTAGAAAAGAAGGATGAAGATTTTGTTTTAGAGATTTTGTCTCAAACAAAGGTATTTTTTCATCCTGGATCTTGGTATGGACTTTCGCATAATCGTTGTTTTCTTATCGTTAGTCTAATTTCCGATGAAGAAACATTACAACGTGGATTAGAAAATCTCCAGGTTTATCTCAAATAA
- a CDS encoding patatin-like phospholipase family protein encodes MLSLGRGLEFVDRMGVREQVLQTLVKIFPSYDASLAIAGGGCKAFYALGVGKTLREWGVRFTEVSGVSAGAAMALCILSQTEEESVEYFEEITKRNSRNFHFSNFLRGESTFPHEDMYRRTIRFGMKFDKVLESGAKVWIHSVKAHPKEDSLKNKFRLARLISETGRAFILDDRDRSEGIPANRTAEMIKKWNMEDVDFTEKDFVNPETIEQFIMNSSSIPPIVDFQSVDDEYYLDGGLTNNMVIETFSPNAKIIGIHYEQNTIVGKDPELLAKSYLITPSKPLPITSFDYTNPKGVRETFELGKADALAQKAAIIDYLR; translated from the coding sequence ATGCTTTCGTTGGGAAGGGGATTAGAATTTGTCGATCGTATGGGCGTTAGAGAACAAGTATTACAAACATTAGTTAAAATTTTTCCATCTTATGATGCTTCTCTTGCCATCGCAGGTGGTGGTTGTAAGGCCTTTTATGCATTGGGGGTGGGGAAAACCCTTCGTGAATGGGGAGTAAGATTCACAGAAGTATCAGGTGTATCCGCCGGTGCCGCCATGGCCTTGTGTATTCTTTCCCAAACAGAAGAAGAATCAGTAGAATACTTTGAGGAAATCACAAAACGAAACTCAAGGAATTTCCATTTTTCTAATTTTTTACGAGGAGAATCCACTTTCCCTCATGAGGATATGTATCGCCGAACCATACGGTTTGGAATGAAGTTTGATAAAGTTTTAGAATCCGGTGCAAAAGTGTGGATCCATTCGGTAAAAGCACATCCAAAAGAAGATTCTTTGAAAAACAAGTTTCGATTGGCGCGATTGATTTCGGAAACGGGCCGAGCTTTTATTTTGGATGATCGGGACAGGTCAGAAGGTATCCCTGCAAATCGAACAGCTGAGATGATCAAAAAATGGAATATGGAAGATGTCGATTTTACCGAGAAAGACTTTGTAAATCCCGAGACCATAGAACAATTCATTATGAACTCTTCTTCCATTCCCCCTATCGTTGACTTTCAATCTGTGGATGATGAATATTATTTGGATGGGGGACTAACGAATAATATGGTCATTGAAACTTTTTCGCCTAACGCAAAAATCATTGGCATTCACTATGAACAAAATACTATCGTAGGCAAAGACCCAGAACTATTGGCAAAATCTTATTTGATTACCCCGTCAAAACCTTTGCCGATTACTTCTTTCGATTATACCAATCCAAAAGGTGTCAGAGAAACTTTCGAACTCGGAAAGGCTGATGCTTTGGCCCAAAAAGCAGCCATCATTGATTATTTGAGATAA
- a CDS encoding LIC_11321 family protein produces MYTINQVYFYRMRTILIFLFFCVMIVSESFADSRQELPPTLGDLKGQDKSVRQPPERKDKKGCCKIKYPAGGYDFFLATEDDCRASLYFDRFLGENNTLCFRWEGD; encoded by the coding sequence TTGTATACCATTAACCAAGTCTATTTTTACAGAATGCGAACGATTCTGATCTTTCTTTTTTTCTGTGTTATGATTGTTTCTGAAAGTTTTGCTGATTCGAGACAGGAATTACCTCCTACACTTGGAGATTTGAAAGGCCAAGATAAATCGGTTCGCCAACCACCGGAACGCAAAGACAAAAAGGGATGTTGTAAAATCAAATACCCAGCTGGTGGTTATGATTTCTTTCTTGCGACAGAAGATGATTGTCGTGCAAGTTTATACTTTGACAGATTTTTAGGTGAGAATAATACTCTATGCTTTCGTTGGGAAGGGGATTAG
- a CDS encoding YjgN family protein — translation MNNTRLQYHATGGQLFVILLKNMFLTVVTLGIYSFWARTNVQKFMAENLEWAGERFSFHGTGKERFIGFLKALGIFIVLYIGIYIFQTILNYIPIPYFGMIVGYLLTLGVFLALVPIIVVGGRRYLTSRTGYRNLRFGFDGKILEVAKIYGKGILLTIVTLGIYYPWFFAEKEAYIQSKTRYGNTNFGFSAEGKEIFFLYLKGFLLSIVTFGIYYSWFLADIQNYIWNRTSFQGKKFRSDITGGKIFINFIIAYLIILFTLGIGFAWAVVRLTKLFLESVSLEAEVDFSTISAQTDTTANATAEGLEALAEALEGFLS, via the coding sequence ATGAATAACACAAGACTACAATACCACGCTACGGGAGGACAGCTCTTCGTAATTTTACTGAAGAATATGTTTCTGACCGTTGTAACTTTGGGGATCTATAGCTTTTGGGCCAGAACCAATGTACAAAAATTCATGGCAGAAAATTTAGAATGGGCAGGAGAACGTTTTTCCTTCCACGGAACAGGAAAGGAAAGGTTCATTGGTTTCCTTAAAGCTTTAGGTATTTTCATCGTTCTGTACATTGGAATTTATATCTTTCAAACCATCCTCAACTACATTCCCATCCCTTATTTCGGAATGATTGTAGGTTATCTTTTGACACTTGGAGTTTTTCTTGCTCTTGTCCCTATCATTGTCGTGGGAGGAAGAAGGTATTTAACGTCTAGAACTGGTTACCGTAACTTAAGATTTGGTTTTGATGGAAAAATTTTAGAAGTGGCAAAAATCTACGGAAAAGGGATTCTTTTAACTATTGTTACGTTAGGGATTTACTACCCATGGTTCTTTGCGGAAAAAGAAGCCTACATCCAAAGCAAAACAAGATACGGAAATACAAACTTCGGATTTTCAGCAGAAGGTAAGGAAATCTTTTTTTTGTATTTAAAAGGTTTCCTCTTGAGCATTGTGACTTTCGGAATTTACTATTCCTGGTTTTTAGCAGACATCCAAAACTATATCTGGAACAGAACAAGCTTTCAGGGAAAAAAATTCCGTTCTGACATCACTGGTGGAAAAATTTTCATAAATTTTATCATCGCCTATTTAATCATCCTATTTACCTTAGGGATAGGATTTGCATGGGCTGTGGTTCGTTTGACCAAACTCTTCCTTGAGTCGGTAAGTTTGGAAGCTGAGGTTGATTTCTCAACTATCTCTGCACAAACAGATACAACAGCAAATGCAACTGCGGAGGGATTGGAAGCACTAGCCGAAGCACTGGAAGGCTTCCTTTCATAA
- a CDS encoding M48 family metallopeptidase — MFQNQTFTSRYFNGVSAVPEEGTVLIHGQTIDFSSADTAHKLNISQFTEFTLTHKGCKLVLRPDEIRESPVLEIICPKEDAKKLESLWIQSKKNQSHAHAFFYSIREMNPIVLGILSVAIVTLIGFFYFKGLELVINLIPVSMDKSLGESVQLKMDAQFQECNTKATDKFFAEALKKIVPKNSPHQFKVSVIGSTIPNAFALSNGRIYFFSGLLNDAKSQEEVIGVLAHEVAHVEKRHHMRNLVKAGGTSLAISLVVGPGLGNMEFLETFTELGSTILVLKFSRDFETEADITSIEYLKNQNLSPSGLLTFFKRMSELEKEITKSEKNPPDANAKDDQVVTSSITDFLSTHPATDERMKTLEKLIQSGKKGSVKKIVSDQTWKEVQSVCLDFKKSDSK, encoded by the coding sequence TTGTTTCAAAATCAAACATTCACATCCCGATATTTTAACGGAGTATCAGCAGTCCCTGAGGAAGGGACTGTTTTGATTCACGGCCAAACCATTGATTTTTCATCTGCAGACACAGCCCATAAGCTAAATATATCTCAATTTACTGAATTTACGCTGACGCATAAAGGTTGTAAGTTGGTATTACGTCCCGATGAAATTCGAGAAAGTCCCGTATTAGAAATCATTTGTCCAAAAGAAGATGCAAAAAAGTTGGAATCACTTTGGATCCAATCAAAGAAAAACCAAAGCCACGCTCATGCGTTTTTTTATTCCATTAGAGAGATGAACCCAATTGTACTCGGGATTCTATCGGTTGCCATCGTAACCTTGATTGGCTTTTTTTATTTTAAAGGTTTGGAACTGGTGATCAACCTGATTCCGGTCTCTATGGACAAGTCACTGGGAGAATCAGTACAACTGAAGATGGATGCCCAGTTTCAAGAATGTAATACAAAAGCTACCGACAAGTTCTTTGCTGAAGCATTAAAAAAAATCGTACCAAAAAATAGTCCGCACCAATTCAAGGTCTCTGTGATTGGATCTACCATCCCCAATGCATTTGCACTTTCCAATGGAAGAATTTATTTTTTTTCTGGATTGTTAAATGATGCTAAATCGCAAGAGGAAGTCATCGGAGTTCTCGCACATGAAGTGGCTCATGTGGAAAAAAGACACCATATGCGAAATCTTGTAAAAGCTGGTGGAACATCGCTTGCCATCTCTTTAGTTGTTGGACCTGGTTTAGGAAATATGGAATTTCTGGAAACATTTACAGAACTTGGCTCAACAATTCTCGTCCTAAAGTTTTCCAGAGATTTCGAAACAGAAGCAGACATAACTTCTATTGAATACCTCAAAAACCAAAACCTTTCCCCATCTGGTCTCCTAACATTCTTTAAGCGAATGTCAGAACTTGAAAAAGAAATTACGAAGTCAGAAAAAAATCCACCGGATGCAAATGCCAAGGATGACCAAGTGGTTACATCGTCCATTACGGATTTTTTAAGTACACATCCAGCAACAGATGAAAGAATGAAAACCTTGGAAAAATTGATTCAATCAGGAAAAAAAGGTTCCGTCAAAAAAATAGTCTCTGACCAAACCTGGAAAGAAGTTCAATCGGTTTGTTTGGATTTTAAAAAATCCGATTCTAAATGA
- a CDS encoding GDP-mannose 4,6-dehydratase — MKKKQTLVTGASGFVGSYLLPALESLGEYQIHCFQGDIRDREVVAKNLKEVQPDILIHLAAQAFVPIAIENPWETEEINVGGTLNLIEILHRMQRPCKMLYVSSADVYGKQNLSLLPLKESLLPNPVNPYAGSKLAAESYCRQYSAYSPFVSIVIARPFNHIGIGQRKEFVIPNFCCQIIEAKHFGKSSISVGDLAPTRDFSHVEDIISGYLTLIEKGESGEIYNICSGEERSIRYMVEELVKISGHEIKFEVDAGRMRASETSKVYGDNSKLKSLGWKNKHSLSETLRQIYNHLESDFLKSKQTD, encoded by the coding sequence ATGAAAAAAAAACAAACTTTAGTCACCGGAGCCAGTGGATTTGTCGGTAGTTACCTCCTTCCTGCTCTAGAATCGCTTGGTGAATACCAAATCCATTGTTTTCAAGGTGATATTCGTGACCGAGAGGTTGTTGCAAAAAATTTAAAAGAGGTTCAACCAGATATCCTCATCCATTTGGCTGCCCAAGCCTTTGTTCCGATTGCCATCGAAAATCCTTGGGAGACCGAAGAAATCAACGTGGGTGGTACTTTGAATTTAATCGAAATTTTACATCGGATGCAAAGACCATGCAAAATGTTGTATGTTTCTTCAGCAGATGTTTACGGAAAACAAAACCTATCTCTTCTTCCATTAAAAGAATCTCTTTTGCCTAATCCAGTGAATCCTTATGCAGGAAGTAAATTAGCAGCCGAATCTTATTGCCGTCAGTATTCTGCATATAGTCCTTTCGTTTCCATAGTCATCGCTCGTCCTTTCAACCACATTGGAATTGGGCAACGTAAAGAGTTTGTTATCCCCAATTTTTGCTGTCAAATCATTGAAGCCAAACATTTTGGAAAATCATCGATTTCTGTTGGCGATTTGGCACCGACTCGTGATTTTTCTCATGTGGAAGATATCATTAGTGGGTATCTGACATTAATAGAAAAAGGGGAATCGGGTGAAATTTACAATATCTGCTCTGGCGAAGAACGAAGTATTCGTTATATGGTAGAAGAGTTAGTAAAAATTTCAGGTCATGAAATCAAATTTGAAGTGGATGCCGGACGCATGAGAGCATCCGAAACATCCAAAGTTTATGGAGATAATTCTAAACTAAAATCACTTGGCTGGAAAAACAAACATAGTTTAAGCGAAACTCTCCGCCAGATTTACAATCATTTAGAATCGGATTTTTTAAAATCCAAACAAACCGATTGA
- a CDS encoding LIC_10202 family protein — MEDKKKFNPSPFVEVRDPQLNVSELVQKIESKIPLDPGQTPNWKELTKISYKPESPQGFRKFDPAGTAHLFEKGISSPKFSNPKFWFIKGPIKYIVIRLISVYGLIDKKLSENRIRAFFSVLHELVRLGRRIEQIENRFDGFYRDHLLNDSSEELPNFGWAVNSYFIDAGSNPTWKVALEDISKTKGITVLFPEWGDILKQLSILKVPFQCFTSHESEFQFIQSRITATVQLEKKLFPLNQILKKTDVLVYLPLNRFPSFWIEKIFAEISNSLSSGNHLYFSVSTKPSETNRPFRDLQVSEIDLERLPSYLEALGFNQVRDLSTTEDTKVYKYTKFDK; from the coding sequence GTGGAAGACAAAAAGAAATTCAATCCATCCCCCTTTGTCGAAGTCCGAGACCCACAGTTGAATGTTTCGGAATTGGTCCAAAAAATCGAATCCAAAATCCCATTGGATCCTGGACAAACTCCAAATTGGAAAGAACTCACAAAGATCAGTTACAAACCTGAATCCCCACAAGGGTTTCGCAAATTTGATCCTGCCGGAACAGCCCATTTATTCGAAAAAGGGATCTCCAGCCCCAAGTTTTCCAATCCCAAATTTTGGTTTATCAAAGGACCTATTAAATATATCGTTATTCGCCTAATCTCTGTTTACGGACTCATCGACAAAAAACTATCTGAAAATAGAATTCGTGCTTTTTTTTCAGTTCTCCATGAATTGGTTCGGTTAGGTAGACGAATCGAACAAATTGAAAATCGGTTTGATGGATTTTACCGTGATCATCTCCTAAATGATTCTTCTGAAGAGTTGCCTAACTTTGGTTGGGCGGTCAATTCTTACTTTATCGATGCTGGTTCCAACCCAACTTGGAAAGTGGCTTTAGAAGATATTTCAAAGACAAAGGGAATTACCGTTTTATTTCCAGAGTGGGGAGATATTTTAAAACAACTTTCCATTTTGAAAGTTCCTTTTCAATGTTTCACATCTCATGAAAGTGAATTTCAATTCATACAAAGTAGAATTACAGCAACAGTCCAGTTAGAAAAAAAACTTTTTCCCCTTAACCAAATTCTGAAAAAAACTGATGTTTTGGTTTACTTACCTTTAAATCGATTTCCGTCGTTTTGGATTGAAAAAATTTTTGCAGAAATATCAAATTCTTTATCGAGCGGAAACCATTTGTATTTTTCCGTTTCAACAAAACCAAGTGAAACCAATCGACCCTTCCGAGATCTTCAAGTTTCAGAAATTGACTTAGAGCGTTTGCCGAGTTACTTAGAAGCTCTCGGTTTCAATCAAGTTCGTGATCTTTCCACAACGGAAGATACAAAAGTATACAAGTATACAAAATTTGATAAATGA
- a CDS encoding glycosyltransferase family 4 protein yields the protein MNVFQHLDELKDSDGVGNDAIGLAEVFVSLGYKSHFITRLPRKGKPLNSQFHLVNSFDFPTSDEDIHILHYGGAGYPYFLFQNLPGRKILRFHNITPASFYKNTTTPEIHSAMEKFESLSYLEIASLSIFCDSIWCDSEFNFQTVSGYKFKNPYIIPICKLYETNSNLDTGIKNHSLVFVGRYSPQKKWEDLIELFSYWVEEFPDAQCLCLGSVIGAFDGYFDKLTNIVRNKKLEGKVLFLTGKSDLEVISILKESAAFVSMSEHEGFCLPILEAFGCGIPVFAYSAGAIPGTMKGAGFLFQTKDYPSLVLKLKENLYQTDKLHSLIGNQYKTLKFYNQFPFQEVIDNILKSGIQ from the coding sequence ATGAATGTTTTTCAACATTTAGATGAACTGAAGGATTCAGATGGAGTTGGGAATGATGCAATTGGACTTGCAGAAGTGTTTGTCTCACTTGGATACAAATCACATTTCATTACCAGATTACCAAGAAAAGGAAAACCATTAAACAGCCAATTTCATCTTGTAAATTCTTTTGATTTTCCAACAAGCGACGAAGATATTCATATTTTACACTACGGTGGGGCAGGGTATCCGTATTTTCTTTTTCAAAACTTACCCGGGCGGAAAATATTAAGATTTCACAATATAACTCCCGCTAGTTTTTATAAAAATACAACAACTCCTGAAATTCATTCAGCAATGGAAAAATTTGAATCTCTTTCATATTTAGAAATCGCAAGTTTGTCCATCTTTTGCGATTCGATTTGGTGTGATTCCGAATTTAACTTCCAAACTGTTTCAGGATACAAATTCAAAAATCCTTACATCATACCTATTTGCAAATTATATGAAACAAATTCTAATTTAGATACAGGAATAAAAAACCATTCTTTGGTTTTTGTAGGACGTTATTCTCCACAAAAAAAATGGGAAGACCTGATCGAACTTTTTTCATATTGGGTCGAGGAATTTCCAGATGCTCAGTGTTTGTGTTTGGGTTCGGTGATTGGTGCTTTTGATGGATACTTTGATAAGCTAACAAATATTGTGCGAAATAAAAAATTAGAAGGAAAAGTTCTTTTTTTAACAGGTAAGTCTGACCTAGAAGTAATCTCAATCCTCAAGGAATCGGCTGCTTTTGTTTCAATGAGCGAACATGAAGGTTTTTGTTTGCCAATTTTAGAAGCCTTTGGTTGCGGAATCCCAGTTTTTGCTTATTCAGCTGGTGCAATCCCGGGGACAATGAAAGGTGCTGGTTTTCTCTTTCAAACGAAAGATTACCCTTCTCTTGTGCTAAAACTAAAAGAGAATTTATACCAAACAGACAAATTACATTCTTTGATTGGAAATCAATACAAAACATTGAAATTTTATAATCAATTTCCGTTCCAAGAAGTGATTGATAACATTCTTAAATCAGGTATCCAATGA